The Helianthus annuus cultivar XRQ/B chromosome 16, HanXRQr2.0-SUNRISE, whole genome shotgun sequence genome includes a window with the following:
- the LOC110896009 gene encoding uncharacterized acetyltransferase At3g50280: MSSTPVKLISECFIKPLDDLSQSPEAKQPIHFTPFELAWLNVKYGQRGLLFRKPPSPDYFSINTFLNHLQHSLSATLTHFYPLASRFTTRKQENPPSYVIYLDPENTPGAKFIYAKAGATVSDVSDPPDVPLLVHSLFDLNTAISYDGHTLPLLSVQVTELVDGIFIGCSVNHMVADGTSLWHFMATWSEIFRSEGKSISRPPVFKRWVLDGYDPIINIPYNHQDQFIERLEIQTFKERFFKFSSTAISKLKATANSECNTHKISSLQAVIALLWRCITRARCLPHDHETTCSLMLSTRPRLNPPLSDDYFGNPVQFVGGKACVGDLLAHGLGWAAFQLHEAVINHDDQAIKEEVESWIRSPVIYKMSQLNDPNLVHVGSSPRFDMYGCEFGLGKAVAVRSGCTNKCDGKITVQPGREGGGSMDVELCLMPECMKNIQSDQELMSALTFVL; the protein is encoded by the exons ATGAGTTCTACACCGGTGAAACTCATTTCAGAATGCTTCATCAAACCACTGGACGACCTCTCACAGTCACCGGAGGCAAAGCAGCCTATCCATTTCACACCTTTTGAGCTGGCCTGGCTCAACGTCAAATACGGCCAAAGAGGTCTCCTTTTCAGAAAACCACCTTCACCCGATTATTTCTCAATAAACACATTCTTGAATCACCTCCAACACTCTCTCTCCGCCACCCTCACACATTTCTACCCGCTCGCTTCCCGTTTCACCACTCGAAAACAAGAAAACCCACCTTCATACGTCATCTACTTGGATCCAGAAAACACCCCTGGCGCCAAGTTTATTTATGCCAAGGCGGGTGCCACAGTATCCGACGTTAGTGACCCACCTGACGTACCTTTACTTGTCCATTCGTTGTTTGATCTTAATACAGCCATTTCTTATGACGGTCACACGCTGCCGTTGTTATCCGTTCAG GTGACCGAACTTGTGGATGGAATATTCATCGGTTGCTCCGTCAACCACATGGTGGCCGACGGGACCTCTTTATGGCATTTCATGGCTACCTGGAGTGAAATATTCAGATCCGAAGGGAAATCAATTTCTCGTCCTCCGGTATTCAAGCGATGGGTGCTGGATGGATATGATCCTATTATCAATATCCCCTACAACCATCAAGATCAGTTTATTGAACGATTAGAAATCCAAACCTTTAAAGAGCGATTCTTCAAGTTCTCATCAACGGCCATCTCCAAGCTCAAAGCAACAGCAAATTCTGAATGCAATACGCATAAGATTTCAAGTTTACAAGCTGTTATCGCGCTTTTATGGAGGTGCATCACCCGTGCGCGATGTCTACCACACGACCATGAAACCACTTGTTCGTTGATGCTTTCTACCCGGCCTAGGTTGAACCCACCTTTGTCTGATGATTATTTTGGCAACCCAGTTCAGTTTGTGGGAGGAAAAGCATGTGTGGGGGATTTGTTGGCTCATGGTCTCGGTTGGGCGGCTTTCCAGCTACATGAAGCTGTGATAAACCACGATGATCAAGCAATCAAGGAAGAGGTTGAGTCATGGATAAGAAGCCCAGTGATATATAAAATGAGTCAGCTGAATGATCCGAACCTGGTGCACGTTGGGAGCTCACCAAGATTTGACATGTACGGGTGTGAATTTGGGTTGGGTAAAGCGGTCGCGGTTAGAAGCGGGTGCACCAACAAATGTGACGGTAAGATAACAGTGCAACCGGGGCGAGAAGGAGGCGGTAGCATGGACGTAGAACTTTGCCTTATGCCCGAGTGTATGAAAAATATTCAATCTGACCAGGAGCTCATGAGTGCTCTAACGTTtgttttgtaa